In a single window of the Lineus longissimus chromosome 4, tnLinLong1.2, whole genome shotgun sequence genome:
- the LOC135487050 gene encoding receptor-type tyrosine-protein phosphatase mu-like, with product MAERSDGGRSLLTTRLLLISLSCFGFYCSAAVEGDHPCSQDGFFGRSCHFKCNCKRAASCDKTTGICPSGECAGDSWGDHCLLSSSCSYNDEKICVVGGVAGTCTGLAYLGKMSQSVNGNCHPWKYHGNYPDSDFRHLDGTRSDAKKYCRNPKTDDANKPWCYTTSGGWKYCSVGDCACPRYRFGENCDSECLCYDVDEVCDSRSGVCPRSGHCWKGVTGTHCKTSCQDGKFGINCEYTCRCRAGAVCHKTTGKCPNECDYGWSGEACQIGNGALGKTAEQSSTYVQMSPTYKSFDASRAVDNNTDPDLSNGHCSHTKTMDKPWWRVDLSYPHVLFSLTIFNRDCSQCGGPNTPETRLKEIKIWMTDRRITYPTDDDLCYFLAGSIPDAGSQMIQCTKPVIGRYLFIQLQYDNAILDFCEVKIHAYQYKACPYLEHGPNCNLKCQCQDVTEKCDIITGRCSMSGCNDQYTGENCQIELPSMKRPPTRLNYTRNSITVAWPVWQQEMDNGKGPVTKYKLQYAESGTSSWTDAGIFSNNFDFTVTGLDSFTFYDFRIILGWQGDSATSVLFGPEPGVGAVGTSRTSCIEPSLGPNITSHRGSIEDMSVWPSKITVELKWDAIPLVSLNCRSLKAYIVYYYNEGSTEWLQDSTKDTNIKLTGLAANMGYKIVVGVVNAEGYQTNGTVKGIKTLEGRPGNVSSLHVEKLPNSELKVTWQKPQQSYGTIKGYHIQWQQVAYGMCKNVTGAGTILHLSESTFSHKVEWIDVCPYCRYRIKVFAETSGGNGTEVEVQEFTSPGVPMRKPHVVTGRLTSRSISIKWWEYPCEDRNGPNGSYSIQLNNLDSNNVRTLDPIPLGNVYQKVVTGLIPYTRYSLVFMFVNSEGASPNETFEFRTREEVPPPPRLEKLAISPDSITVAWYPPDPPFGKILEFQLRYWEQTDYNETKNLLTISNGVEGRKIFDDLTTDVTYVFMIQAKTSIGWGNWSKKLVLLTEEDWPGIPEYLKMSEKSTESFKLTWAAPSRPSVVLIGCKITCKPVSSYNKNITANALKHRKEYILSEWITTQHVLGLNQATQYNCSIQARGNKGYGKAASNLFWTRPKLEMTDEKFVQIKTHQMTDHTITINIPPAETFAAPISSFFVGVEDKTNQRQKRIATIDSSTTDNLTDYTTAKQRGLHQYIAAELDKGYNGPFIIGDGKTYGKYTNPKLETGHKYNVIFGVVSDLDGEKVMKFAKTSDQVTVIQYKSPSGSPVVYIVVAVVLIILLIFVALGAAFFIRRRRLKYMCKSESLTDVKKMGPEEMKVINGVANPALIAVPPATEATASCEDLIAQTRLDASDGDLYENVPARRSQPKSHAILLDDILSFVAAMKKENCSGFKAEYLQFKPELEHPHDESKKEENKGKNRFKNIVPYDHSRLILDVGESNSSTDYINANYIDGYKKKKAYIASQGPTKAAINDIWRAVWQERCPKIVMLTNFVEMGKAKCERYWPESGSKLYGEITVEVVTEEKFADMTVTALKISKGGQERRLKHFYFTVWPDHGAPKFASSMLHFWREVTGYSGEQYGPVYVHCSAGVGRTGTFIGLDYLIQQGSVEKMVNVYECVRQMRLSRPKMVQTWEQYVFLHDALAEHFRVGLTAFPSSMFCDRYGSMVIPKKKGAKSRLQQQFKLLTLFTSEVQMKNCAGGLAQQNIHKNRSKDIIPEDRCRPYLTLPVEGGTSYINAVFIDGYSKRDTFIVSEMPQAHTVIDLWRLVYDHRVTSIVMLNSLESSDHDSIYWPTSKHKLDNDAFSVESLKEDTSDPDITTRDFKFGRKSKLQMSDQKLERLVRQFQFNAWPEDKVVPSSAKSIVSLVDAVERWQQQSGDGKILVHCMDGGSKSGVFCVAYSVIEKNKVEHDIDVFQYTRLTRMNRPQLISSYEQYKFIHDIVAEYLKQFDIYANFQ from the exons AAGGTGACCACCCTTGTAGTCAAGATGGCTTCTTTGGAAGGTCATGCCATTTCAAGTGCAACTGTAAAAGAGCCGCAAGCTGTGATAAGACAACTGGAATTTGTCCATCAGGAGAATGTGCTGGGGATTCCTGGGGTGATCATTGTCTGCTAA gctcTTCCTGCAGTTACAATGATGAGAAGATCTGTGTTGTTGGTGGCGTGGCTGGCACATGTACTGGATTGGCTTATCTTGGGAAAATGAGCCAATCTGTAAACGGTAATTGCCACCCGTGGAAATACCATGGAAACTATCCTGATTCTGATTTCAGACACTTAGATGGCACTCGTTCTGATGCCAAGAAGTACTGTCGAAACCCAAAGACAGATGATGCTAATAAACCTTGGTGTTATACAACATCTGGGGGTTGGAAATATTGCAGTGTCGGAGATTGTG CTTGCCCGAGATATCGCTTTGGAGAAAACTGCGACAGCGAGTGCTTATGTTATGATGTTGATGAAGTGTGCGATAGCAGGAGCGGAGTTTGCCCAAGGAGTGGTCACTGCTGGAAGGGTGTTACTGGTACTCACTGCAAAACTA GTTGTCAAGATGGTAAATTTGGTATCAACTGTGAATACACGTGCCGCTGCCGGGCTGGTGCGGTCTGTCACAAAACGACTGGAAAATGTCCTAACGAGTGTGATTACGGATGGAGTGGAGAAGCTTGTCAGATAG GAAATGGAGCTCTGGGAAAAACTGCTGAGCAGAGTTCCACATACGTTCAGATGTCTCCAACCTATAAATCATTTGATGCCAGCAGAGCAGTCGACAACAACACTGACCCTGACTTGTCAAATGGCCATTGCTCCCATACAAAAACCATGGATAAGCCATGGTGGAGGGTGGACCTGAGTTACCCCCATGTCCTCTTCAGCCTTACTATCTTCAACAGAGATTGCTCACAGTGCGGAGGACCTAATACACCAG AAACTCGATTGAAAGAAATAAAGATCTGGATGACTGATAGAAGAATTACATATCCCACCGATGATGACCTGTGTTACTTCCTGGCGGGGAGCATTCCAGATGCCGGCAGTCAGATGATACAGTGTACGAAGCCTGTGATTGGACGATATCTTTTCATTCAACTACAGTATGACAATGCCATCCTGGACTTCTGTGAAGTGAAGATTCATGCTTATCAATACAAAG CTTGTCCGTACCTCGAACATGGACCAAACTGTAACCTGAAGTGTCAGTGTCAAGATGTGACTGAGAAGTGTGACATCATCACGGGGAGGTGTTCAATGTCTGGCTGCAACGACCAGTATACAGGAGAAAACTGCCAGATTG AGTTACCCAGCATGAAGAGACCGCCAACCCGACTCAACTATACAAGGAACTCCATCACTGTTGCTTGGCCTGTTTGGCAGCAAGAAATGGACAATGGCAAAGGTCCTGTTACCAAATATAAGCTACAGTATGCTGAAAGTGGCACATCATCTTGGACGGATGCAGGGATTTTCtcaaacaattttgatttcACTGTGACTGGATTAGACTCGTTTACATTCTATGATTTTCGGATAATCCTTGGTTGGCAAGGCGATAGTGCAACAAGTGTTTTATTTGGACCGGAGCCTGGCGTGGGAGCTGTTGGAACCAGTCGGACAAGCTGCATAG AGCCCAGTCTGGGACCAAATATCACATCTCACCGAGGTAGTATTGAGGACATGTCGGTTTGGCCATCGAAGATAACTGTGGAGTTGAAATGGGAC GCAATCCCATTGGTAAGCCTCAACTGTAGAAGTCTCAAGGCATACATTGTTTACTATTATAACGAAGGGAGCACTGAATGGTTACAGGATTCTACCAAGGATACGAACATCAAGTTAACTGGTCTTGCTGCGAATATGGGATACAAGATAGTTGTAGGAGTCGTGAATGCAGAGGGCTACCAGACGAATGGGACGGTGAAAGGGATCAagacattggaaggaa GACCAGGCAATGTGAGCAGCCTTCACGTGGAAAAACTACCAAACAGCGAACTGAAAGTAACGTGGCAGAAACCGCAGCAGTCATACGGTACCATCAAGGGCTATCACATCCAGTGGCAGCAAGTGGCTTATGGCATGTGTAAAAATGTAACTGGAGCTGGCACTATTTTGCATCTCTCTGAATCGACGTTTTCACACAAAGTGGAATGGATAGATGTCTGCCCGTATTGTAGGTATAGGATTAAAGTGTTTGCTGAAACTAGTGGAGGAAACGGTACGGAGGTTGAAGTGCAGGAATTCACATCTCCAGGAG TACCGATGAGGAAGCCACATGTGGTTACAGGAAGGCTCACCTCGAGAAGTATTAGTATCAAATGGTGGGAGTACCCGTGTGAGGATCGTAATGGACCTAACGGATCATACAGTATACAGCTAAACAACTTAGATAGTAACAATGTGAGAACCTTGGATCCGATACCACTTGGTAATGTTTATCAGAAGGTCGTAACTGGACTTATCCCTTATACAAGATATTCTTTGGTGTTTATGTTTGTCAACAGCGAGGGAGCCAGTCCAAATGAAACGTTTGAGTTTCGGACTCGTGAAGAAG TTCCTCCTCCACCGAGACTTGAAAAGCTCGCCATCTCTCCAGACTCCATCACGGTTGCATGGTATCCCCCTGATCCTCCGTTTGGCAAGATCCTGGAGTTCCAACTGCGTTACTGGGAACAGACAGACTATAACGAAACGAAGAATCTTCTCACAATTTCCAATGGTGTAGAGGGGCgtaaaatatttgatgatttgacCACCGATGTCACATATGTCTTTATG ATACAAGCGAAAACCAGCATTGGTTGGGGTAACTGGAGCAAGAAACTGGTATTGCTGACAGAGGAAGACT GGCCTGGAATTCCTGAATACCTCAAAATGAGTGAGAAATCTACGGAGAGTTTTAAGTTGACATGGGCGGCACCTTCAAGACCATCGGTGGTTCTGATTGGTTGTAAG ataACATGCAAGCCTGTGTCTTCCTACAACAAAAATATCACAGCCAACGCACTGAAACACCGGAAAGAATACATTCTCAGTGAATGGATAACAACCCAACATGTCTTGGGCTTGAACCAGGCCACCCAGTATAACTGCAGCATCCAGGCTCGAGGCAACAAGGGCTATGGAAAAGCTGCATCCAACTTGTTTTGGACCAGACCAA AACtcgagatgactgatgagaAGTTTGTGCAGATCAAGACCCATCAGATGACAGATCataccatcaccatcaacatACCTCCAGCTGAAACCTTTGCTGCTCCAATCAG TTCCTTCTTCGTTGGGGTCGAGGACAAGACAAATCAACGTCAGAAACGGATTGCAACCATAGATAGTTCCACAACAGACAACCTCACTGATTACACCACCGCTAAACAACGTGGCCTCCACCAGTATATAGCAGCCGAACTGGACAAAGGCTACAACGGACCATTCATAATCGGGGATGGAAAGACCTATGGAAAATACACGAATCCCAAGTTGGAAACCGGGCATAAATACAATGTCATATTTGGTGTTGTAAGTGATCTTGATGGG GAAAAGGTGATGAAATTTGCAAAAACATCTGATCAAGTTACAG TGATCCAGTATAAGTCACCGTCTGGTAGCCCTGTGGTGTatattgttgttgctgttgtctTGATCATACTGTTGATCTTCGTGGCCTTGGGTGCTGCATTCTTCATCAG GCGGCGCCGTCTGAAATACATGTGCAAGTCAGAGAGTTTGACCGATGTGAAAAAGATGGGTCCGGAAGAGATGAAAGTAATCAATGGAGTTGCTAATC CTGCTTTGATTGCCGTCCCCCCAGCTACGGAGGCTACAGCCAGCTGTGAAGATCTGATCGCCCAAACCAGGCTTGACGCCTCTGATGGAGATCTCTACGAGAACGTGCCAGCCAGGCGTAGCCAACCCAAGTCTCATGCCATACTCCTTGATGACATCTTATCGTTTGTTGCGGCCATGAAGAAGGAGAACTGTAGCGGCTTCAAAGCAGAGTATCTG CAATTCAAACCAGAGTTGGAGCATCCTCATGATGAATCAAAGAAAGAGGAGAACAAaggaaaaaatagattcaaAAATATTGTGCCAT ATGACCATAGTCGCCTGATCCTTGATGTAGGAGAAAGTAATTCAAGCACTGATTACATAAACgccaattatattgatggcTACAAGAAAAAGAAGGCATACATCGCGTCCCAAGGTCCAACGAAAGCGGCCATCAACGATATATGGCGAGCGGTTTGGCAGGAGAGATGTCCGAAGATTGTGATGCTCACCAACTTTGTGGAAATGGGAAAG GCCAAATGTGAGCGGTATTGGCCAGAGTCAGGGAGCAAACTTTATGGAGAGATCACCGTTGAAGTGGTGACAGAAGAAAAGTTTGCTGATATGACTGTCACTGCTCTCAAAATCTCAAAG GGTGGGCAAGAACGGCGATTAAAGCACTTCTATTTCACTGTTTGGCCAGATCATGGCGCACCAAAATTCGCTTCAAGCATGTTACATTTCTGGCGGGAGGTGACGGGATATAGCGGTGAACAATACGGGCCAGTTTACGTACACTGCAGTGCGGGTGTGGGGAGGACAGGGACATTCATTGGTCTCGACTACCTCATACAACAGGGTAGCGTCGAGAAGATGGTGAATGTTTACGAGTGCGTGCGACAGATGAGGTTATCGCGGCCGAAAATGGTGCAGACTTGG GAACAATACGTGTTCCTCCATGATGCTTTGGCAGAGCATTTTCGGGTAGGACTGACGGCATTCCCGAGCTCGATGTTCTGTGATCGCTATGGTAGTATGGTCATTCCCAAAAAGAAAGGAGCCAAGTCCAGGCTGCAACAACAATTCAAG CTGTTGACCTTATTCACATCAGAAGTACAAATGAAAAACTGTGCTGGTGGTTTAGCGCAACAAAACATTCATAAAAATCGATCGAAAGACATCATACCTGAGGACCGATGTCGGCCATATCTTACCTTACCAGTTGAGGGAGGCACCAGTTATATAAATGCTGTATTCATAGAT GGTTACAGTAAACGTGACACATTTATCGTGAGCGAGATGCCTCAAGCCCACACTGTGATAGATCTCTGGCGGCTTGTCTATGATCACAGAGTCACATCCATCGTCATGCTCAATTCCTTGGAATCGTCTGACCACGACAGTATATACTGGCCAACCTCAAAGCACAAGCTTGACAATGATGCATTCTCGGTCGAGAGCCTCAAAGAAGACACATCAGACCCAGACATCACCACAAGAGATTTCAAGTTTGGGCGGAAATCAAAGTTACAG ATGAGTGATCAGAAGCTAGAGCGATTAGTGCGGCAGTTCCAGTTCAATGCGTGGCCAGAAGACAAGGTGGTGCCATCGTCTGCCAAGTCGATCGTATCATTAGTTGACGCTGTGGAAAGGTGGCAGCAGCAGTCAGGAGATGGAAAGATCCTTGTACACTGCAT GGACGGTGGGTCCAAAAGTGGTGTTTTCTGTGTGGCCTACTCCGTGATCGAGAAGAACAAAGTTGAACACGACATCGATGTCTTCCAGTACACACGTCTCACAAGAATGAACCGGCCTCAA